A genomic stretch from Aedes albopictus strain Foshan chromosome 2, AalbF5, whole genome shotgun sequence includes:
- the LOC134286256 gene encoding uncharacterized protein LOC134286256 encodes MTSELKDLLKQERQLRNTVDGVRKFIAKYKPEKHLDQVEARLDMLEIAMKRFYVVRRRIDVLLEEADEKQVSESKEDPDEKAKTLADLIEKRQTESFELVEMVEDTYCELKAKLCKLSATADPPAATGQQAAPTASSAISRVKLPEIRLPSFGGRIREWVTYRDMFRSLIHRNDQLTEMDKFSYLRSSLTGEALQGISSIEMTAANYPIAWDSLQERYENKKLIVKAHLDALFSVESMKRESYEALSHVINEFDRNLQQLTKIGEDTTGWSTILAYMVCSRLDTTTLRQWESHHSSTDVPGYEDLMEFLRKQASVLQSLSSSKPSQQIESKKPRYTVSHATSQSPRNCPFCGESQHSAFRCQKFLKMKVQERYEKVKRSGLCLNCFSSSHMVRYCTSGTCRNCHQRHHTLLHIGSTNSGAASPPAATGSSVPLVQNRPQKANNQNTQAQNQTTPTQNPGLLTNSHPIASTSSHQPHSHPSHATDRTLVTQTNSLPSSAPSPTRQVLLSTAMVIVTDRNGNSKIARALLDSCSEYCFATSKFCQGLRLAGADSHLAVSGIGGSVVRSSKMVEADISPRFPSISSYTETVQLHVLPKLTATLPVDRVDAGSLLVPEDIVLADPGFHEPGPVDLIIGAEFYFDLLKEGRKKMSDDGPTFQETVFGWVVSGRIPGKVEEVSRAVAYLCSTVDLRELLTKFWELESCYHKSTLSVEESTCEEIFQRTTVRDEDGRFVVTLPKKQYVIDQLGDSKTTALRRFYGLERRFEMNNTLKALYCDFIQEYLAMGHMREVSAENCERPSYYLPHHAVLKPESTTTKLRVVFDASCRTSTGVSLNDGLMVGPVVQDDLLSIILRFRFHRFVVVADIAKMYRMVNVCQADQPLQRILWRSSTSEPVKAYQLTTVTYGTSSAPYLATKCLQQLAADAEATHGKAATTIRKGFYVDDLLTGTDDVEEGKTLVIEILDLMNSAGFTLRKWSSNCAEILSSIPEELRDERATLELDSSSSPVKTLGLIWEPATDMFRYAVPQWNPQTPITKRIVLSDAARIFDPLGLIGPVVVQAKIFLQSLWKQSCDWDDPLPEEFHNYWLEFRRNTIALESLKIPRWTCYTQGLLSVEIHGFCDASEAAYGACLYLRCVSNSGEISVRLITSKSRVAPLEDLTRKKKRQSIPRLELSSALLLSHLYEKVTGSLQLPHQSFFWTDSMIVKCWLSSLPSRWQVFVGNRVSEIQHITKEGEWNHVAGVENPADILSRGTTAAQIQYQPSWFEGPIWLRQDRSTWPKPSSTQPPIDSALLEERSTISLPSRVTPPNELFSLRSSLTDLVRLVAWLRRFVHNSSPRNRSTRQEGRLSLRELDDSLTHLVRISQKESFPEEFADLTRSRQLKSSSKLSLLNPVVIDGTLRVGGRLANAPISEFRKHPMILHHQHPLAALVTRHYHLKLLHAGQQLLIASVREKFWPTNARNLARKICHQCVDCFRSKPKVQEQLMADLPAVRVNPSAVFWKVGVDLCGPFYIKYPIRRSPAVKSYVAIFVCLATKAVHMEIVADLSTQAFLAAFRRFVACRGKPHTVMCDNATNFVGANRELEDLRRQFLDQQFQRTITRSAEDDGIRFNFIPARSPNFGGLWEAAVKSFKGHFRRTIGTRQLSYDELNTIVQQVAAILNSRPLTPLSNDPDDFSALTPGHFLIGRPLTAVPEPDLQGIPENRLAVWQRSQEFVQRLWQTWKTHYLSDLHNRTKWTKQRDNLKIGTMVLVKEDNLPPQRWQLGRVAEIFPGSDGNVRVVTVRTKDGSFKRGISKICVLPIRDNASTSEEF; translated from the coding sequence ATGACCAGCGAGTTGAAGGATCTACTGAAGCAGGAGCGGCAGCTTCGCAACACCGTCGATGGAGTGCGGAAGTTCATTGCCAAATATAAGCCGGAGAAACATCTTGACCAAGTGGAAGCCCGACTAGACATGCTGGAAATTGCTATGAAGCGGTTCTACGTAGTTCGCCGGAGAATCGATGTTCTTTTGGAAGAAGCCGATGAAAAACAAGTGTCCGAATCAAAGGAAGATCCAGACGAGAAGGCCAAGACTCTAGCAGATCTTATTGAGAAGCGGCAGACCGAGAGCTTCGAATTGGTTGAAATGGTTGAGGATACCTACTGCGAGCTGAAAGCCAAACTGTGCAAACTGTCAGCTACTGCAGATCCTCCTGCAGCGACCGGTCAGCAGGCAGCTCCCACTGCTTCCAGTGCGATTTCCAGAGTGAAGCTTCCCGAAATCCGTTTACCTAGCTTTGGAGGTCGCATCCGTGAATGGGTCACATACCGTGACATGTTTAGGAGTCTGATCCATCGGAATGACCAGTTGACAGAAATGGATAAGTTCTCCTATCTACGTTCGTCCCTAACCGGTGAAGCGTTGCAAGGAATTTCGTCGATTGAGATGACTGCTGCCAACTACCCTATAGCGTGGGACAGCCTCCAAGAGCGATATGAGAACAAAAAGCTCATCGTCAAGGCACATCTTGATGCTTTGTTCAGCGTGGAATCAATGAAACGTGAAAGTTATGAAGCGTTAAGCCACGTTATCAATGAATTCGACAGAAACCTACAGCAGTTGACGAAAATCGGCGAAGACACGACCGGGTGGAGCACAATATTGGCTTACATGGTGTGCTCCAGGCTTGACACCACCACGCTTCGTCAATGGGAGTCGCATCACTCTTCTACAGACGTCCCTGGCTACGAAGATTTGATGGAATTTTTGCGAAAGCAGGCCTCCGTTCTGCAGTCTTTGTCGTCGTCGAAGCCGAGCCAGCAGATCGAGTCTAAGAAGCCTAGATATACGGTTAGTCACGCCACATCGCAATCTCCGAGAAATTGTCCGTTTTGTGGGGAGAGTCAGCATTCAGCTTTCAGATGCCAGAAGTTCCTGAAGATGAAGGTCCAAGAGCGTTACGAGAAGGTGAAACGGAGCGGATTGTGCTTGAACTGTTTTTCGTCGTCTCACATGGTTCGATACTGTACGAGCGGAACTTGCCGGAATTGTCACCAACGGCACCACACCCTATTGCACATCGGATCAACCAACAGCGGAGCAGCGTCCCCGCCGGCAGCGACCGGTTCCTCCGTCCCACTTGTACAGAACCGACCACAAAAAGCGAATAATCAGAACACACAAGCTCAGAATCAGACCACACCCACTCAAAACCCTGGATTACTCACGAACTCACACCCAATAGCCAGTACAAGTTCGCATCAACCACATTCACACCCATCACACGCCACAGATCGCACACTAGTTACGCAAACAAACTCACTTCCCTCCAGCGCACCCTCGCCCACTCGGCAAGTGTTGCTGTCTACCGCTATGGTGATAGTAACCGATCGAAATGGCAACTCGAAAATTGCTAGAGCTCTTTTGGACTCCTGTTCAGAGTACTGTTTCGCCACTTCAAAGTTCTGCCAAGGTCTGAGATTGGCCGGAGCGGACAGCCATCTCGCAGTTTCTGGAATTGGTGGCTCCGTTGTACGGTCGTCGAAGATGGTCGAAGCAGATATATCTCCACGGTTCCCCAGCATATCGTCGTATACCGAAACCGTTCAGCTCCACGTTCTTCCCAAACTCACGGCTACATTACCAGTTGATCGAGTTGATGCTGGATCGTTATTAGTTCCTGAAGACATTGTTTTGGCGGATCCTGGATTTCACGAGCCCGGGCCAGTAGATTTGATCATTGGCGCCGAGTTCTATTTCGATCTGCTGAAGGAAGGCCGCAAGAAAATGTCGGATGATGGACCCACCTTTCAAGAAACCGTCTTTGGATGGGTAGTCTCTGGTCGTATTCCTGGCAAAGTGGAGGAGGTTTCGAGAGCAGTGGCTTACTTGTGTTCAACGGTGGATCTTCGAGAATTGTTAACCAAGTTCTGGGAATTGGAGTCCTGCTACCACAAGAGCACACTCTCCGTCGAAGAATCAACGTGTGAGGAGATTTTTCAGCGAACTACAGTGCGAGATGAAGATGGAAGGTTTGTCGTCACGCTTCCCAAGAAGCAATATGTCATCGATCAGCTAGGAGACTCCAAAACAACTGCACTTAGGCGCTTCTACGGATTGGAACGTCGTTTCGAGATGAACAACACTCTGAAGGCTTTGTATTGCGATTTCATTCAAGAATACTTGGCCATGGGTCACATGCGCGAAGTCTCTGCTGAAAATTGCGAACGTCCATCGTACTACTTGCCACATCACGCCGTCTTGAAGCCGGAAAGTACGACTACGAAGCTGCGCGTCGTGTTTGACGCTTCATGTCGCACGTCTACTGGAGTGTCACTGAACGATGGATTAATGGTCGGACCCGTCGTACAGGACGATTTGTTGTCGATTATTCTACGATTCCGGTTCCACAGATTCGTTGTTGTGGCGGACATCGCCAAAATGTACCGCATGGTCAACGTGTGCCAAGCCGATCAGCCTCTTCAGCGCATTCTTTGGCGAAGCTCGACCAGCGAACCTGTGAAGGCCTACCAGCTTACTACCGTTACGTATGGTACCAGCTCTGCTCCGTACCTTGCAACAAAGTGCCTTCAACAGTTGGCAGCAGATGCAGAAGCAACGCACGGAAAGGCAGCTACCACAATTCGAAAGGGATTTTACGTTGACGATCTTCTAACGGGAACAGACGACGTAGAAGAAGGAAAGACCCTAGTAATTGAGATCTTGGACCTCATGAACTCCGCTGGTTTCACTCTACGAAAATGGAGCTCCAACTGTGCCGAGATCCTTTCAagcattcccgaggaactacgagATGAACGAGCTACTCTGGAATTGGATTCGTCGTCATCACCAGTCAAAACTCTCGGCCTCATTTGGGAACCTGCTACCGACATGTTTCGATATGCTGTGCCACAGTGGAACCCTCAAACTCCAATCACCAAGCGAATCGTGCTTTCTGACGCTGCACGGATCTTCGACCCGCTTGGTCTTATTGGCCCAGTAGTGGTACAAGCCAAAATATTCCTCCAGTCGTTATGGAAGCAAAGCTGCGATTGGGATGATccgcttccggaagaattccacaaCTATTGGCTTGAGTTTCGTCGGAATACTATCGCGCTCGAATCACTCAAGATTCCAAGGTGGACCTGTTACACTCAAGGTCTACTCAGTGTAGAAATACATGGATTCTGTGATGCATCGGAGGCAGCATATGGTGCATGTTTGTATCTTCGCTGTGTGTCGAATAGCGGAGAAATCAGCGTTCGGCTGATTACGTCAAAGTCCAGAGTTGCGCCATTAGAAGACCTGACCCGCAAAAAGAAGAGACAGTCGATACCGCGCCTTGAATTGTCGTCGGCTTTGTTGCTGAGCCACCTCTATGAAAAGGTTACTGGCAGTCTTCAACTCCCGCATCAATCATTCTTCTGGACCGATTCGATGATTGTCAAGTGCTGGTTATCGTCATTACCTTCCCGTTGGCAAGTTTTTGTTGGAAACCGTGTTTCTGAAATACAGCACATTACCAAGGAAGGCGAATGGAACCACGTTGCCGGGGTCGAAAACCCTGCCGACATTCTCTCTCGTGGTACAACGGCTGCTCAAATACAGTATCAGCCGTCGTGGTTCGAAGGTCCCATTTGGCTTCGTCAAGATCGTTCAACATGGCCGAAACCCTCGTCAACACAACCACCAATAGATAGTGCACTGCTGGAAGAACGTAGCACGATATCTCTCCCCTCTCGCGTGACTCCGCCAAACGAACTTTTCTCGCTCCGGTCATCGCTCACTGATTTGGTTCGTCTAGTGGCATGGCTTCGTAGATTCGTGCACAATAGTTCACCACGCAATCGCTCAACTAGGCAGGAAGGACGCCTGTCCCTGAGAGAGTTGGATGACTCGCTAACTCACCTCGTCCGAATCTCTCAAAAGGAGAGCTTCCCAGAAGAATTTGCGGATTTGACGCGGAGTCGGCAGCTGAAATCATCCTCCAAGTTGTCGCTTTTGAATCCCGTCGTCATAGATGGAACACTCCGCGTCGGCGGCCGGCTGGCAAATGCACCGATTTCAGAATTTCGAAAACACCCGATGATTTTGCATCACCAACATCCGTTAGCTGCACTAGTAACTCGGCATTATCATCTAAAACTCCTTCACGCTGGTCAACAACTCCTCATCGCTTCAGTCAGAGAAAAGTTCTGGCCTACAAATGCTCGAAATCTGGCACGTAAGATTTGCCACCAATGCGTGGACTGCTTCCGCAGTAAGCCAAAGGTGCAGGAGCAGTTAATGGCAGATTTGCCGGCTGTCCGAGTAAACCCCTCAGCAGTCTTTTGGAAGGTAGGAGTAGATTTGTGTGGTCCCTTCTACATCAAGTACCCGATCCGTCGAAGTCCAGCAGTCAAGTCCTACGTAGCGATTTTCGTTTGCCTAGCGACAAAGGCAGTCCATATGGAGATAGTTGCTGATTTGTCTACTCAGGCATTTCTCGCCGCCTTCAGGAGATTCGTCGCGTGCCGTGGAAAACCACACACGGTTATGTGCGACAATGCGACTAACTTTGTCGGCGCCAACAGAGAACTTGAGGACCTCCGTCGTCAATTCCTGGATCAGCAATTCCAGCGCACCATCACTCGTTCAGCAGAAGACGATGGCATTCGGTTCAACTTCATTCCTGCACGGTCTCCAAATTTCGGAGGATTGTGGGAGGCGGCCGTAAAATCGTTCAAGGGTCACTTCCGCAGGACCATTGGTACTAGGCAGTTGAGCTACGACGAGCTGAACACTATCGTACAACAAGTTGCAGCCATACTGAATTCTCGCCCGCTAACGCCTCTGAGTAACGACCCCGACGATTTTTCGGCACTGACTCCCGGCCACTTTCTGATCGGAAGGCCTCTAACCGCTGTTCCGGAGCCCGATCTACAAGGAATACCGGAGAATCGTTTGGCTGTATGGCAAAGGTCCCAAGAGTTCGTTCAGAGGCTGTGGCAAACATGGAAAACCCACTATCTGTCCGATCTCCATAACCGGACAAAATGGACGAAACAGCGCGACAACCTGAAGATAGGCACAATGGTGCTTGTCAAGGAGGACAACCTGCCACCACAGCGATGGCAGCTAGGACGAGTAGCAGAAATCTTCCCTGGATCGGACGGCAATGTCCGAGTAGTAACCGTCCGCACAAAGGATGGGTCCTTCAAGAGgggcatttcaaaaatttgtgtGCTTCCAATCCGGGACAACGCGTCCACATCAGAAGAGTTCTAA